In the Campylobacter lari genome, GTCTTTAAAAACACTACTTTCTTGAGGTAAATACCCAATGCCAAGCTTTGCTCTTTTATTAAGCGGTTCTTTTGTGATATCTTGTGAGTCTAAAAACACCTGCCCGCTTGTTGGTAAAATAAGCCCACATATCATATAAAAACTTGTAGTTTTTCCTGCCCCATTAGGCCCTAAAAGTCCAACAACTTCCCCACTTTGTACTTCTAGTGAAACATCGTGTATGATTTTAGTTTTTTTAATGATTTTTTCTAAATTTCTAGCCTCTAGCTTACTCATGTACTATATACTTTCTTTTACTTTCATAAGGAATGATTTGTAAAATTATATTAAAAATTTGATATTTATCTAAGTATTTTTTTAATTTTTCATCACCCCACTCTACCAAATGCAAACCCTCTTCAAAAAAATTTTCAATCAAACCATTTTTTAAAAGTCCATCAAAACCTTCTTGATAAATATCATAATGATACATTTTACCTTGTTGAAAATCATATTCTTGCATGATAGAAAATGTAGGAGAATTAAGTGTTTTTTCTATTCCAAGAAATTGAGCATAGTTTTGCACCAAAGTAGTTTTACCACTTGCTAAATCCCCTTGAAGTAAAATAACTCCGTTTTTAGGCAAAATTTCACAAAGCTTATAAAGCTCATTTTGACTTAAAATCATTTCTTTCATTGAATTTTTACCACATATTTTTCTTGCATAGCTTTTGGTATGCTTTTGGTTGTTGGTATGTCTAAGACTTTATAGATATTAGTATATTCTATAAATTTAATGCTTATTTCATCGCCAATTTTTACTTCTTTACTAGCTTTAACTACTTGATTGTTTATACTTACTACGCCACTTTTGCACATATCTTCTGAAATAGCACGACGCTTAGTAATATTAACTACATTTAAAAACTTATCTATTCTCATAAAAATATTTTATCAAAAAATACAAGAAAATGTTATAAAATGTCTAAATATTTTACATTATATTAAGCTAAATTCGTTAAATTTTAAAATTATTTTTACAAAGAGGAAAGACAATGAAAAAAGATATCAAAAAAGTGGTTTTAGCATATTCTGGTGGACTTGATACAAGTATAATTTTAAAATGGTTACAAGATGAGTATAAATGTGAAGTGGTAACTTTTACAGCAGATATTGGACAAGGTGAAGAGCTTGAGCCTGCTAGAAAAAAAGCACTTTCTTTGGGTGTAAAAGAAGAAAATATTTTTATTCAAGATTTAAAAGATGAATTTGTAAAAGATTATGTATTTCCTATGTTTAGAGCAAATGCTATTTACGAGGGAGAATATTTACTAGGTACAAGTATAGCAAGACCTTTGATAGCAAAAGCTTTAGTAGAAATAGCAAATAAAACAAAAGCAGATGCTATTAGTCATGGAGCAACTGGTAAAGGAAATGATCAAGTGCGTTTTGAATTAGGTGCTTTGGCGCTAAATCCAAATTTAGCCATCATTGCTCCTTGGAGAGAATGGGATTTAAATAGCCGTGAAAAACTCTTAGCTTATGCGCAAAAACATGGTATTGATATAGCTAAAAAACCAGGTAAATCACCTTATTCTATGGATGCAAATTTATTGCATATTTCTTATGAGGGTTTAGTACTTGAAGATCCTGCGGCTAAACCCGAAGCAGATATGTGGCGCTGGGTGAAAGATTTAAAAGAAACTCCAAATGAAAGTGAAGTAATAGAGCTTGAGTTTAGTAAAGGCGATTTATGTACTATTAATGGAGAAAAAATGTCCCCTGCGCAGCTTTTAGCAAAGCTAAATGAACTTGGCGCAAAACA is a window encoding:
- the tsaE gene encoding tRNA (adenosine(37)-N6)-threonylcarbamoyltransferase complex ATPase subunit type 1 TsaE; this translates as MKEMILSQNELYKLCEILPKNGVILLQGDLASGKTTLVQNYAQFLGIEKTLNSPTFSIMQEYDFQQGKMYHYDIYQEGFDGLLKNGLIENFFEEGLHLVEWGDEKLKKYLDKYQIFNIILQIIPYESKRKYIVHE
- a CDS encoding RNA-binding S4 domain-containing protein; translation: MRIDKFLNVVNITKRRAISEDMCKSGVVSINNQVVKASKEVKIGDEISIKFIEYTNIYKVLDIPTTKSIPKAMQEKYVVKIQ
- a CDS encoding argininosuccinate synthase — encoded protein: MKKDIKKVVLAYSGGLDTSIILKWLQDEYKCEVVTFTADIGQGEELEPARKKALSLGVKEENIFIQDLKDEFVKDYVFPMFRANAIYEGEYLLGTSIARPLIAKALVEIANKTKADAISHGATGKGNDQVRFELGALALNPNLAIIAPWREWDLNSREKLLAYAQKHGIDIAKKPGKSPYSMDANLLHISYEGLVLEDPAAKPEADMWRWVKDLKETPNESEVIELEFSKGDLCTINGEKMSPAQLLAKLNELGAKHGIGRLDIVENRYVGMKSRGCYETPGGSILLKAHRAIESITLDREAAHLKDELMPKYASLIYNGYWFSPERLMLQALIDESQKYVNGKVKLELYKGNVMVIGRESANDSLFSEAYCTFEEDAVYDQKDAAGFIRLNALRFIIAGKNGRKF